GTTCCATTTTCATACTTGGATTACTTATGAGAATATGAGTAGTGGATTTCTGGTATTAGATTCATGTAGatttattgtttgtttgtcaaattgctcAAATCTTCAAGTTTCCTTCAGATTCTTCACAACTTTAGTATGGTATGAGAGGCTTGATCATCAAACTAGATACACTAATGGATTTTGGTTAAGGAGATTTGAGTAAAGTTCTGGATTTAATTCCTGAATTTGTATAAGTACTTTGTTTGCAAGTGATGATCTGGAGCATCTGAAGAAATTTTATGCATTTTGATTATGGATTTGTTTACTCAATCTGGGTATCTTAGGAAAGAATTGTTTTGATTTGCAACAGGCAACTCGTGTGGCAACGACTATGTCGAGGATTCGTTGCATGCTGCGAGGGGTGGATTTGAAAacctttttgtttcttcttgtgGTTGTGCCAATGGGCATATTTGGCATCTTTATGCATGGTCAGAAAATTACCAGCTTTCTGCGGCCGCTGTGGCAATCTCCGCCAAAGCCATTCATTCATGTACCACATTATTACCATCCCAATGTTTCAATGGAGAACCTCTGCAAACTTCATGGTTGGGGAATTCGTGAATATCCCAGGCGAGTCTTCGATGCAGTTCTTTTCAATAACGAAGTGGACATGCTTACAATCCGATGGAAAGAACTGTATCCTTACATCACACAGTTTGTTCTCCTTGAATCAAACTCAACATTCACCGGATTGCCCAAGCCTCACTTTTTTGCTTCCAACCGTGATCAATTCAGGTTCATCAAGCCTCGGCTGACTTATGGGACTATTGGGGGAAAATATAGAAGAGGCGGAAACCCATTTTACGAAGAAGCTTATCAAAGAGTTGCCCTGGATAACCTTCTCACAATTGCGGGTATTGAGGATGATGATCTATTGATTATGTCCGATGTTGATGAGATTCCCAGTGGGCACACGATTGATCTGTTGAGATGGTGTGATGAGATCCCTGAAAAACTCCACCTTCATTTGAGGAACTACTTGTACTCATTTGAGTTTGTTTGGGCTCATAGGAGCTGGAGAGCCTCAGTTCATCGGTATCAGATTGGGAAAACTAGGTATGCGCATTATCGTCAGAGTGACTACCTCTTGTCAGATTCTGGGTGGCACTGTAGCTTTTGCTTCCGCCGAATCAGTGACTTCATATTCAAGATGAAAGCTTATAGCCATTACGATCGCGTGAGGTTCTCTCACTTCTTGAACCCCAAAAGGATCCAGCACATAATTTGCAAAGGTGGCGATCTCTATGACATGCTGCCTGAGGAGTACACGTTTCAGGAGATTATAGGGAATTTGGGAACTTTACCTCATTCATTTTCAGCCGTTCATCTTCCGGCATTTTTGTTGGAAAATCCTGAcaagtacaagtaccttttgcCCGGAAACTGCAAAAGAGAAAGTGGCTGAGTTTCTTGGAAACTCTGGAGGGGCGCTCATGTAAAGGCTCTGAGGTGCAAATTTTCTGTTGCACCGTGGACTTTCCATTGGACGGTTGGAACTAATACAAGCATACCGCATCCCCTACAAAATCTAGGTCATTCTTTACGTGCTGGAAAGGCTTGGTTGATCTGAGATcaagatttctttttcttgtctttctAGTCTTATGTTGGATCCTGGATTGAGGTTGTGGTTGAGGAAAGGAATGACTTGTTTGGGAGAGCATCTCTGTGGCATGATTTCCATTGTTTTGGAGGAACTatgtttgtttcttgtttctgtttgaCACTGCTAATTTATTCGTATATACTAACAACTCAACTCTGTGTTGCCGTTTAACTATCTTATTTGTAGCATCTAATTGATGCAGAGACTTCTTATCAATTTGATTCGTTCTTTTTCAAAATCGCGTGATTTCATAACACATAGTGCCGATTTGCAAGATATGCCGTCGATGTGTATCAGAATGCTGAATGAGGGCTACTGTACTGTATGTGATGTGCTGAAACCCTATTTACAAATCCCTTCAGTTTTACTTGTAACTTACCATTTTCTCAGTTTCTCTTCCCCTGAGAGAATTCGGAACTTTTCTGTAAATGGATGGTAGTTGTTTTATAACCACACATCTGAGCCATGATCTGTCTTTACAAATTCCAACCTCACATATGAGTCCACTCCTGCTGATTTTCTGAGAAAGCAAGTCATCTTTCTGATGGAgggatatttttttggttgatttctttgtcTTAGAATAATGATGAGAGACCATGCCTTTTGTGCAACACGTTTGAGGCTTTGCTAAAAGTAACCCCACATCCCATTTTTTATGACAGAGATTCCCCAGAGCCACAAGTTGTTTCGGTTTACTTTTTGGTCAATGGCTGGTCTGATAACCTGTTTTGAACTATTGCTTGTTGCTGATTTGTTGTTTTCTGGTGGGCATTCTACTGTTTAGGTAAATAATTTATGGGCTCTTATTATTCTTAAGAGGTTGCCAGAGAGGTAAGGCTACTGTCTctcctttttcaattttttgtttgtatatgtcagtttacgcacacctcaactaatcttctCCCCGGCTAGGTCAAAGGCAACCCATCCACGCTGGAACTAGAAAAATcaagagaaattatttttttgcaaccTGACCCCTAGAAACGAACCGTGGTCACTTGTGTGGAGAGCAAAtccaccaaccaaccggactaaatGTTGGGGCTAGTTACTCTCTCTAACGAAGCAACAAATTGCATTCATTAAAAACCATCCGGCAGTTACAAAGAATTACATCCGAAAACAGAGATAAGGAGCTACAGCAGGGTgttctactcgatgagctctacaaagtgaacgcttccgatcatcggagcgagaccagGGTGGACCCACAAATGGGACACAGCAGCTCCCCCGCTTCCCTttaacactctctctctctctctgtcgtGGAATCTTCAGTTGGCATCAATTTTCCTATACTATGGGGAGGGTTGCCTTATATTCCCACGGAAGAACTTGAGCTCTTAAAAGGAATATGCTCAAGCTCAATTGTTGCAATTAGGTATTGAGCCAACAATTTCTGGTCACCTGATTATATAGCTGTATTATTCTTATTCTTAAGACAGAAGAGCATCAGGTTATTTTGATTCTCGTGTGATGTTTGTATCCCACACATGGACCACGAATCCCAGTGGCCACCAAAAGTGGTTCCACTTATATTTTTACCCACTGGTAGTAGTTTGGCACCACGTTACGTCGGATCATCCTTTTtgatccctctctctttctctctctctctctctgggtcgCTCTATCGTTAACTATTCATTTTGTCCCCATTTACGCCAAAAATTTACGGAGGAACAAGATCATAACGTATTTGACTCTGCGGTTTGAATGAATATTATTTAATGCTTGTCCCAATCTATGCCAGCCTATCAAGAAGGAGCAAGAACAGAGCCTCCTTCAAAGCCACGAACTACTTATTTATCACATTGCGTTGTAGAGTCTATTACTAGTATTTTCCTCACAACATCTCGAAAGGAGGTTCTAGTCTTGCTCCTCCTTGATAAGATTTCGGCATAGAGGGACAAGTATTAAATAATATGCGTGCGAACCACAGAGTCAAATACGTTTTGGTCATGGTCCTCCTCAATAAGATTTTGGCGTAGACCGGAACAAAACAATAAAGCAGTAtgcattaaataaataatctgTGTGCCGGACCGCGAGTTAAATAAGCATACTTCACATGATGACGACATGGATTAAAAAGTTTCAAATTTGTGTTTgctaataatattttattagaaGTAAAAAGAACCTAAATGGTATGCattaagaagtaaaaaaaacacTAAGGTCATGTCCAAATAGATGCATTTTTCTTCGGAATTCATGTTttactgttttcttttctttcccttttctctttGTCAAATCCGAGGTTTAAAAAATAAGGTCCAATCCATGTCATCAATTGGGGAACCATCATCCTAAATAAATTGACTATTAGGAGTATGCATTAAATAAATACTACTTCTGATATCGCGAGGAAAATACCGAAATAGATTCCACCACGCAATGGGATACATTTCTTTCTCTATGGATGCTAATGATAGGACTATAGAAAACACTAAGGTCGTATGGcttattttgccaaaaataAGTTTCGGTTGAGATATGATCACGTATAATTTCGATGGTGGAATATGTATCATCAGTAGCATTGATATTAGATGTGTAAGATCTCATAACATATCAACTAATACAAAAGGTCATAGTAATTGATAATGTGGCCAATACACAAAACTACGCGTCACACCATCTCATGTCGTATGCACAATCTTTTGATGGTGTGAAGGGGAAGGGATTGTTGATAGGATTGACCCTCGTTTTTGTCACGCCCGACTTGAGGTTCCCCCAAAAACGTTCAGGACAAGAGGCAGAAAAGATATAAACTCGAAGTCAAATGCGTTCATATAAATTTGAATTTAAACACGTTTCATAAATTCGAACTCAAGATCTCAAAAGATACAAGACAACCGTACGTAGAGCGATAGCGGGCGTTGAAACCAAACGTCACTTGATCGACTAGCCTCTAAAATTGACTTGGACTTGTACCTTAAATTTCTAGGAACCAGACCTGCATGCCAAATGATGCATATACTTCTTCACCAAATTTCACCTCCACAAGATACTAAAAATGTCCCTCGAACggtcaaacccaaaaaaaaaaagaccaatcCCGTCTTGTGGTGCACTCCCCGGTAGTGCACCCTGCAGGCAGATTCGGACCGTCCATCTCGATAATCAGTAGTTCAGATATGTTTGTTATTTTTACCGATTAGTTAATTATTACCGATAAAAGATTACAAAATCATTGATTACCGAAACGGACGGTTCAAATCTACCCTGCAGAGTACACAACAAGCGTGCCTAGCAGAATTCCCGGTTCCCCAAACTACCACTCTTTTGGCATGGACAAGTTGATACCTCCAAAAGGGATTTAAACTTTATCTTCCATGTTCTCCACTAAATAAGTCAATGGGTTTATCTTTCCATATGCTACAAGAGTGGCAGAAATAATAATGTAGTACTTATTTTATGGGTCTCGCTACCTACCCAACATCTTCTATGTCCTGTCCCAGATGAGATTTGTTTCTactgatttttttggttggCCCATAAGATTTTAGAGCTCGGATTTATTAAAATAGGTTGAAAAGGAACGGGCCGGCTTCGGTTGAGAATTGATATGGAAAAAATCTGGAAATTTCCCTACTGGTTAACCATAAATTCCCCGCCTTCTCGCTAGTCAAATGGTGATGAAACTTAGAATCACAGTTATCTGTTCCAACGCGACAAAACAATTCAAGGTTGGAAGAGGTAACACACAAATGTTATCTGCGGAGGATATTTCGCAATTCTAACCGTGGCGAAGAGATTCTTGAGGACTCTTAAACAGTCAGGGGCATAACATACAGTGGAATATTCACCCAAAAAGAATATACTGTAAAAGTGGAGGTATAACACACAGTGTAAATGTATTGTTCTACTATTAAGGTTTAGACAACTTTTTGGAATTTTCAGAATGGAAAAACTCGCTTTACCTTCTCTATTTTAGCCAAAATTTGACGTAAAATGGTCCAAACAACTTGGCAAAAAGCTACTAGCTAAAAGAGCTCCAACTATTTCTCAAAATGCCACAAAGCTTGAATTTTGACATCCAAACTACtctgacaaaagaaaaaacagccaAACTTCTTGGCTTTTTAGACTCAGTTCGCTTTCTTTACGAAAAAACCAAGAAGACATCCCAAGCATCAAAATGACAGCAAGTAATGAGATTGACAACAAGAAGCTATCCGTTTGATACGATCCACACTGTTTGTTTTCAACGTTCCATGTTTGTGTTCTATGTGTCATAAATACATAATATGCAGTAATCAACCCTGCCAAAGCTAgctcaaaaaaccaaaaattggtgTCATGTCTTACCACCAAGCCAGCTCCTAATTCACAGCCTCGCTTGCCTTCAAGCCCTCTTCTATCGTACTAACTTGCCAAAGGAACAACCTTGTCGTAATCGTAACAAAACAAGCATGGATTTCATCACTATTGCTCTAAATGTTATCTAACCAGTCAAGAATACTGTCTTGAGAGCCAAACTGCAAATCCTGCAAACAAAGAAGAGAAACTTGAGGATATTATCAGGTCAAATGTAGTAAACGATTTAGCAGTCGAAAGCCTGGGAAAAAAGCTTACTGGAAGGTTATCTGGTGCGGTATCCAGTTCTAGGTTTTCAAGATCAGCAACTCCACAACCTACATTACCATCTACCCCAGAAATATCATCTCGAgcaaaggcattgaaagaaCCATAATTTAGTGCAGGATCATCAAGACCAACACAGGAACCAAAAATCTCATCGCATAACAATGAGTCATCCGCATCATTGCCTTCAACGGCTTGTGACTCGCCAGCCAACCAACATTGGGTGTCCACATCAGCCTTGAACTGAGGAGCAGcagaggaagaaggaaaagaagttTCTCCGAAAAACACTGCTGGCTgttccttttgaaaaaaaaaaagcaaaaaagcaaATAAAGAATAAAGCATTTCAGATGCTACAAATGGACATAGGCAGACGAAATATTAGGAACTGAACAAAATCATTAATTTGGAGTAATTTTTGGCAGAACTACACAAGGATATATTTTTTCGTCAAATCTTTATATTCAGTAATACccgtaaaatttttaaaaaactgccATCATTCAACTTATGACATCTCCAGAGAGATCCCAAACAGAAATTTTACTGTTGCTTCTTTTTTGGGAGTGATTCCTGATGGGGCGAGATGCTACATCAACTCCATTTCAAACATATTCTCTAAAAGATGGATgtccaaataaaaaatgattatcAATGATATCTGGACACAGAACAATGCATTGCAACACAAACACAAGGCATTAAGACGAGAAATCATTTTAAACACAGGAAATAAGCCGTctttctcaattttcaacaCATCAATTGTCGACGCTGATCTTTTTATGCATGGATGACTTAATGAACGAAATGTGAAGAAAGAGATAAGGTGGACTCTATCTGCTCTTTTGTAAGCATTTAAACAAGTACCAAATAAGGGTATAGAGGTCACTTCTACAAGTGTCCGAAACCTCATTTCTGGATTGAAAAAGTATCTCGAAGCGGATAGTGCGCAATGTGTCCGTGTTGCTCTTTCAGAAAGTTCACAGTTTTAGATTGGGAACAATGTTCCTGGCCGTGTTAATGATCTACTAGTGTAGCATTTACATGAGCAAAAACGATATCATGCAGTCGAGTTGCTACTAACCTGCGGTGCACAATCATCTGCGACATCATCATATAAAACAGATTTTTCCCGCCGAGGTGGATTAGGAGCATTTGTATTTGGAGTCCGGGGACTTGTTTGAATTGTGCACTTACCAGACTCTTCAACAACTTGAGGACACTCATTGTTATCGCTTTGCTTCTGCTGCTGGTaagatatttttgaaacaacataatgaccatCTATTTCATCTTCATCAGTCCCCAAATGATATTGGTGCATTACCCAGTTAGACTTTTCAGGCTTGGAACCCTTCTTTGAAATTGTGTAAAGAACCAAGATCTTCTTATAACCCTTCTTCACTCCATTTTCCATCACAAGCTTCGTCTTACCTGTCTTGTGCCAGCGGACATCCCCCTTTATCAAACTATGTTGATTATGAATCTTGCGGCGTTTCCGTTGACCGATAGCATATGCATTGGTAGTTCTGTGAAAGAAGTGGACACTACTTCCATCTTTCTTAGCACctaaaagaaaatcaagtaatggttcaaaaaaatgcTTTGATACACTCGCTATTCCATACTGTCAAATCCCGTCATACATCTGTTTCACAACCAAAAGGTTATCCCAAAACAAAGAACATACGGCAATTGGTTCTTTTTAAGTTCAGCCCAAGGAAAATTCGCAATGTGAATCAAAAACTTTCTACGAGTGGCCAAACAAGGAGTTCAAGACCCCGGACTAGAATACAATGTTGTCACATTAagtttgttaatttcttcatcttcttcattaCAATTCAGAGGGGATATTTCTGATCCAGGGCCATCTCCCACCCATTCAAAAAGCATATATTACCCATCTCCATTATACAAAGAGTTTGCAAAATCAGTGGCCTTCAAAAATCTTCAATGACAAAATTGTAGTTTTTCCATAGTCAGACTTAGAGGAGGCTACAATACCAAAACTACCTCATCTTTAAGACATTTACggaaaaaaaacttgtttggctgatcttttcttttgttgataacCAAATTTGTCTAACTCACTCTCAAGTACATTAACCAAACACTTGTGAAGACCATCATAAGAATTCACATAATAGCACATAATATAAGAATTCACAGTTATTTACCAGGAAGATTTTCTGGATGCGTGTAGCATATTCCTTCTTGTTTGTCAACCGTGGGGATGAACTCatcaataaacatgtgttgttttgaatttcccacgcTGCATTTTGCAGCTAAATGTTCCAAGATCTCTACATCAGAAGGATCAAACTTTACACCAGCAGGAAAACCTGGCCATTCATTAGACACCTGCACAAGGAAAACATTATTGTAAACCCCATTTGATATGTTTATCACCTTGCTAAAAGGGAGCATAGCTTTACTAAAAAATGGTAAGTCAAAGTACTAAGTTTTACATGTGATTCTAGCCTTCAAGTAGTACTAGGTGACGTATACACTATTGTTAGAAACATTTTAGTAGACTCAAGTTGGCTTAATAAGTGCCAAGAAGGAGGCAAATAACTACATGGAGAAGTTCCAGCTTACATCAGCATTATCAATGCGGCAATGACATCTAGGGCATTCACGATTTGCTCCGCAGTCTTTGATTTGATTAGCAGGAGAAAGACTTGCATTTTTCACTTTCGTTGCGATTCCTCTGCCGTCAATAAGCCAGCTCCTGCATTGTCAATATCCAAAAACGTCCACAATTATGAGAAAAAACCACCTTTAACCTAAAGAAGAATCCAATGAGTCACCAAGTAGATTGCCAGCATCATAATCAAATAACAAATGAACTTAATATTATTGTCTGCACATATAGCAGCAGCAGGGGAATCCCAAACTTGCATGGAAGGGGAAACAGAAACTAACATTAGCTTTGGAAGCTAGCAAATATTGCGATGAATTTTAGTCCTCTTTAAACCTCTTTAAACCTCTTTCCACCTATCCAATATGATGGCCATTGAAATTGTAGGATTTGACATTCGATGTTGCTCTAGAATAAATCCACTACCTAATGATACGCAGAGATGGACAATCAACCACCACAAAAAACTGCAAACAATGGTGAACGGTGAACCATATGGTTCAATAATTGAAACATCAATGTTGTGCCAAAATCACGGCCCTCCATAGTGCAAAGGCAATGAGAttcttgaaagaaaagaaaaactcaaaacatgCAGCAACATTCTAAAACGCACTTCAATCCAGACATCACTAAAAGATTCAACCTTCATTTTAGATGTCAACAAATAGCAAATGTAGCATATGAGAGGGTGCTACTATGCAAGTAAATTGTTTCGCTCCAACCGGGCCGATTCCTAACTACAAGCATTACTTCATTCTCCAGGATCATAAAATAAATTCTGGAAAACGGGAGCCCTCTAAGTGCCTATGAACCACCCAAAAACAAGGTTAAAAGAACAAAGATTCGCCATTTGTAAGGTTGGATCAGCTACATCAACCAGTATTGGCTGTGGACCAATTCCCCTTTGTATTGGTATTTCCCCAAATACGTTACTTCTAAATAAAGAAAAGACCCATCGAGTATTCCTCTTACATGCAGTATCTCATACAAACAACGAACTAGCTCCAAAAACGGTTCCTAACTCAATTTGTTGAGTCCTACATAGGTTTTTGGAAAGCGattatttgaaagaataagCTAAAGATGTCGTTTTGACAGAAAACTGAGATGAGAGAGGGAATGCCGGATTAGGGAAAAAGTCATCTGATTGATTTGGGTTTAATAAGACTCTCGAATTAACACGAAACAATCAAAAATCAACAAGGTTTCGG
This DNA window, taken from Rhododendron vialii isolate Sample 1 chromosome 8a, ASM3025357v1, encodes the following:
- the LOC131298816 gene encoding SUPPRESSOR OF GAMMA RESPONSE 1-like isoform X3 encodes the protein MARSWLIDGRGIATKVKNASLSPANQIKDCGANRECPRCHCRIDNADVSNEWPGFPAGVKFDPSDVEILEHLAAKCSVGNSKQHMFIDEFIPTVDKQEGICYTHPENLPGAKKDGSSVHFFHRTTNAYAIGQRKRRKIHNQHSLIKGDVRWHKTGKTKLVMENGVKKGYKKILVLYTISKKGSKPEKSNWVMHQYHLGTDEDEIDGHYVVSKISYQQQKQSDNNECPQVVEESGKCTIQTSPRTPNTNAPNPPRREKSVLYDDVADDCAPQPAVFFGETSFPSSSAAPQFKADVDTQCWLAGESQAVEGNDADDSLLCDEIFGSCVGLDDPALNYGSFNAFARDDISGVDGNVGCGVADLENLELDTAPDNLPDLQFGSQDSILDWLDNI
- the LOC131298815 gene encoding uncharacterized protein LOC131298815, with protein sequence MTPDGYSSSKKTDDFCEDVCGQATRVATTMSRIRCMLRGVDLKTFLFLLVVVPMGIFGIFMHGQKITSFLRPLWQSPPKPFIHVPHYYHPNVSMENLCKLHGWGIREYPRRVFDAVLFNNEVDMLTIRWKELYPYITQFVLLESNSTFTGLPKPHFFASNRDQFRFIKPRLTYGTIGGKYRRGGNPFYEEAYQRVALDNLLTIAGIEDDDLLIMSDVDEIPSGHTIDLLRWCDEIPEKLHLHLRNYLYSFEFVWAHRSWRASVHRYQIGKTRYAHYRQSDYLLSDSGWHCSFCFRRISDFIFKMKAYSHYDRVRFSHFLNPKRIQHIICKGGDLYDMLPEEYTFQEIIGNLGTLPHSFSAVHLPAFLLENPDKYKYLLPGNCKRESG
- the LOC131298816 gene encoding SUPPRESSOR OF GAMMA RESPONSE 1-like isoform X1; amino-acid sequence: MARSWLIDGRGIATKVKNASLSPANQIKDCGANRECPRCHCRIDNADVSNEWPGFPAGVKFDPSDVEILEHLAAKCSVGNSKQHMFIDEFIPTVDKQEGICYTHPENLPGAKKDGSSVHFFHRTTNAYAIGQRKRRKIHNQHSLIKGDVRWHKTGKTKLVMENGVKKGYKKILVLYTISKKGSKPEKSNWVMHQYHLGTDEDEIDGHYVVSKISYQQQKQSDNNECPQVVEESGKCTIQTSPRTPNTNAPNPPRREKSVLYDDVADDCAPQEQPAVFFGETSFPSSSAAPQFKADVDTQCWLAGESQAVEGNDADDSLLCDEIFGSCVGLDDPALNYGSFNAFARDDISGVDGNVGCGVADLENLELDTAPDNLPDLQFGSQDSILDWLDNI
- the LOC131298816 gene encoding NAC domain-containing protein 73-like isoform X2; the protein is MSWLIDGRGIATKVKNASLSPANQIKDCGANRECPRCHCRIDNADVSNEWPGFPAGVKFDPSDVEILEHLAAKCSVGNSKQHMFIDEFIPTVDKQEGICYTHPENLPGAKKDGSSVHFFHRTTNAYAIGQRKRRKIHNQHSLIKGDVRWHKTGKTKLVMENGVKKGYKKILVLYTISKKGSKPEKSNWVMHQYHLGTDEDEIDGHYVVSKISYQQQKQSDNNECPQVVEESGKCTIQTSPRTPNTNAPNPPRREKSVLYDDVADDCAPQEQPAVFFGETSFPSSSAAPQFKADVDTQCWLAGESQAVEGNDADDSLLCDEIFGSCVGLDDPALNYGSFNAFARDDISGVDGNVGCGVADLENLELDTAPDNLPDLQFGSQDSILDWLDNI